From the Daucus carota subsp. sativus chromosome 8, DH1 v3.0, whole genome shotgun sequence genome, one window contains:
- the LOC108199125 gene encoding inactive protein RESTRICTED TEV MOVEMENT 1 has translation MIKVGAIWCNGTGWDHRGKTDIAQIFISRCEKRINFMQFVYCEDGGNKLVLSEKIGGDGDSGSLWLDSVTFDYPSEYITRVSGKYENIYSTKYLRSITFDTNRGRYGPFEAAPAKDSLEDTEFRYEVGRSKFGGFFGAFTSTGINSIGIYVKPLEKLVITPVKEE, from the exons GAAAAACTGATATAGCACAAATCTTTATTTCTCGGTGTGAAAAACGAATTAATTTCATGCAATTTGTTTACTGCGAGGACGGAGGAAATAAGCTTGTGTTGTCCGAGAAGATCGGTGGTGATGGCGACAGTGGCAGCTTATGGTTAGATTCG GTGACGTTTGATTATCCGTCGGAGTACATTACTCGCGTAAGCGGCAAGTACGAAAATATTTACAGCACAAAATACTTGAGATCGATAACTTTCGATACGAATAGAGGCAGGTATGGACCATTCGAAGCAGCCCCTGCGAAAGACAGCTTGGAGGATACTGAGTTCAGGTATGAGGTGGGACGGAGCAAATTCGGGGGATTTTTTGGTGCTTTTACGTCTACTGGCATAAATAGTATTGGAATTTATGTGAAGCCCCTTGAGAAACTGGTGATCACCCCAGTTAAAGAGGAGTGA
- the LOC108197575 gene encoding uncharacterized protein LOC108197575 isoform X2: MDQLPAEEREFGIDLEAGRNTSDEVQHTDNDSAANSDKNLFDKLFRGIVSVDVLVRGENGVSLNSSNDGVAYPERVKLLVDEKVQGEEVADLKESKTGREKRKTLSAKKPPKPPRPPRGLSLDAADQKLIKEFAQLAMMKRARTERMKALKKMKAAKVSSSSSSGGGNLFAMLFTVIFCLVILFQGVSSRSSTANFAGSPESARVIEDGSILNANHWNPSTSGTDLPSSVSPNYAERFATLNRESKGSREAR; the protein is encoded by the exons ATGGATCAACTTCCTGCGGAAGAAAGGGAGTTTGGGATTGATCTTGAGGCTGGTAGGAATACTAGCGATGAAGTGCAACACACTGACAATGATTCAGCTGCCAACTcggataaaaatttgtttgacaAGTTATTTAGAGGGATTGTTAGTGTTGATGTTTTAGTAAGGGGAGAAAATGGAGTAAGTTTGAATTCATCAAATGATGGTGTGGCTTATCCAGAGAGAGTGAAACTGTTGGTGGATGAAAAAGTTCAGGGAGAAGAGGTGGCGGATCTAAAAGAGAGCAAAACAGGGAGGGAAAAACGTAAAACGTTAAGTGCTAAGAAGCCTCCAAAACCTCCACGACCACCTAGAGGTTTGTCACTGGATGCTGCTGACCAGAAGCTGATTAAAGAGTTTGCACAGTTAGCTATGATGAAACGGGCAAGGACTGAAAGAATGAAGGCATTGAAGAAAATGAAAGCTGCCAaggtatcatcatcatcatcgtctGGTGGAGGAAATTTGTTCGCCATGCTTTTTACCGTAATCTTCTGTCTTGTTATACTTTTTCAAG GAGTGTCCTCTAGAAGTTCAACAGCAAATTTTGCGGGCTCTCCAGAATCAGCTCGAGTTATTGAGGATGGTTCTATATTGAATGCTAACCACTGGAATCCATCCACTAGCGGTACTGATTTACCTAGTTCGGTGTCCCCCAA TTATGCAGAACGGTTTGCAACTTTAAATCGTGAAAGCAAGGGGAGCAGAGAAGCAAGGTGA
- the LOC108197575 gene encoding uncharacterized protein LOC108197575 isoform X1 encodes MDQLPAEEREFGIDLEAGRNTSDEVQHTDNDSAANSDKNLFDKLFRGIVSVDVLVRGENGVSLNSSNDGVAYPERVKLLVDEKVQGEEVADLKESKTGREKRKTLSAKKPPKPPRPPRGLSLDAADQKLIKEFAQLAMMKRARTERMKALKKMKAAKVSSSSSSGGGNLFAMLFTVIFCLVILFQGVSSRSSTANFAGSPESARVIEDGSILNANHWNPSTSGTDLPSSVSPNSYAERFATLNRESKGSREAR; translated from the exons ATGGATCAACTTCCTGCGGAAGAAAGGGAGTTTGGGATTGATCTTGAGGCTGGTAGGAATACTAGCGATGAAGTGCAACACACTGACAATGATTCAGCTGCCAACTcggataaaaatttgtttgacaAGTTATTTAGAGGGATTGTTAGTGTTGATGTTTTAGTAAGGGGAGAAAATGGAGTAAGTTTGAATTCATCAAATGATGGTGTGGCTTATCCAGAGAGAGTGAAACTGTTGGTGGATGAAAAAGTTCAGGGAGAAGAGGTGGCGGATCTAAAAGAGAGCAAAACAGGGAGGGAAAAACGTAAAACGTTAAGTGCTAAGAAGCCTCCAAAACCTCCACGACCACCTAGAGGTTTGTCACTGGATGCTGCTGACCAGAAGCTGATTAAAGAGTTTGCACAGTTAGCTATGATGAAACGGGCAAGGACTGAAAGAATGAAGGCATTGAAGAAAATGAAAGCTGCCAaggtatcatcatcatcatcgtctGGTGGAGGAAATTTGTTCGCCATGCTTTTTACCGTAATCTTCTGTCTTGTTATACTTTTTCAAG GAGTGTCCTCTAGAAGTTCAACAGCAAATTTTGCGGGCTCTCCAGAATCAGCTCGAGTTATTGAGGATGGTTCTATATTGAATGCTAACCACTGGAATCCATCCACTAGCGGTACTGATTTACCTAGTTCGGTGTCCCCCAA CAGTTATGCAGAACGGTTTGCAACTTTAAATCGTGAAAGCAAGGGGAGCAGAGAAGCAAGGTGA